A stretch of Saccharomyces cerevisiae S288C chromosome IV, complete sequence DNA encodes these proteins:
- the GDH2 gene encoding glutamate dehydrogenase (NAD(+)) (NAD(+)-dependent glutamate dehydrogenase; degrades glutamate to ammonia and alpha-ketoglutarate; expression sensitive to nitrogen catabolite repression and intracellular ammonia levels; genetically interacts with GDH3 by suppressing stress-induced apoptosis): MLFDNKNRGALNSLNTPDIASLSISSMSDYHVFDFPGKDLQREEVIDLLDQQGFIPDDLIEQEVDWFYNSLGIDDLFFSRESPQLISNIIHSLYASKLDFFAKSKFNGIQPRLFSIKNKIITNDNHAIFMESNTGVSISDSQQKNFKFASDAVGNDTLEHGKDTIKKNRIEMDDSCPPYELDSEIDDLFLDNKSQKNCRLVSFWAPESELKLTFVYESVYPNDDPAGVDISSQDLLKGDIESISDKTMYKVSSNENKKLYGLLLKLVKEREGPVIKTTRSVENKDEIRLLVAYKRFTTKRYYSALNSLFHYYKLKPSKFYLESFNVKDDDIIIFSVYLNENQQLEDVLLHDVEAALKQVEREASLLYAIPNNSFHEVYQRRQFSPKEAIYAHIGAIFINHFVNRLGSDYQNLLSQITIKRNDTTLLEIVENLKRKLRNETLTQQTIINIMSKHYTIISKLYKNFAQIHYYHNSTKDMEKTLSFQRLEKVEPFKNDQEFEAYLNKFIPNDSPDLLILKTLNIFNKSILKTNFFITRKVAISFRLDPSLVMTKFEYPETPYGIFFVVGNTFKGFHIRFRDIARGGIRIVCSRNQDIYDLNSKNVIDENYQLASTQQRKNKDIPEGGSKGVILLNPGLVEHDQTFVAFSQYVDAMIDILINDPLKENYVNLLPKEEILFFGPDEGTAGFVDWATNHARVRNCPWWKSFLTGKSPSLGGIPHDEYGMTSLGVRAYVNKIYETLNLTNSTVYKFQTGGPDGDLGSNEILLSSPNECYLAILDGSGVLCDPKGLDKDELCRLAHERKMISDFDTSKLSNNGFFVSVDAMDIMLPNGTIVANGTTFRNTFHTQIFKFVDHVDIFVPCGGRPNSITLNNLHYFVDEKTGKCKIPYIVEGANLFITQPAKNALEEHGCILFKDASANKGGVTSSSMEVLASLALNDNDFVHKFIGDVSGERSALYKSYVVEVQSRIQKNAELEFGQLWNLNQLNGTHISEISNQLSFTINKLNDDLVASQELWLNDLKLRNYLLLDKIIPKILIDVAGPQSVLENIPESYLKVLLSSYLSSTFVYQNGIDVNIGKFLEFIGGLKREAEASA, encoded by the coding sequence atGCTTTTTGATAACAAAAATCGCGGTGCTTTAAACTCACTGAACACACCAGATATTGCTTCTTTATCAATATCATCCATGTCGGACTATCACGTGTTTGATTTTCCCGGTAAGGACCTGCAGAGAGAGGAAGTGATAGATTTGCTAGATCAGCAAGGGTTTATTCCCGACGATTTGATCGAACAAGAAGTAGATTGGTTTTATAACTCATTGGGTATTGACGATTTGTTCTTCTCGAGAGAATCTCCCCAATTAATCTCGAATATCATACATTCTTTGTATGCTTCAAAGCTAGATTTCTTTGCGAAGTCCAAATTCAACGGAATTCAGCCAAGGCTATTCAGcattaaaaacaaaattataACTAATGATAATCATGCCATCTTTATGGAATCTAATACTGGTGTCAGCATAAGCGATTCTCAGcaaaaaaactttaaattTGCTAGTGACGCCGTCGGAAACGATACTTTGGAGCATGGTAAGGATaccatcaaaaaaaataggaTTGAAATGGATGATTCTTGTCCACCTTATGAATTAGATTCCGAAATTGATGACCTTTTCCTGGATAACAAGTCTCAAAAAAACTGCAGattagtttctttttgggCTCCAGAAAGCGAATTAAAGCTAACTTTTGTTTATGAGAGTGTTTACCCTAATGATGATCCAGCCGGCGTAGATATTTCCTCTCAGGATTTGCTGAAAGGTGATATTGAATCGATTAGTGATAAGACCATGTACAAAGTTTCGTCGaacgaaaataaaaaactataCGGTCTCTTACTTAAGTTGGttaaagaaagagaaggtCCTGTCATTAAGACTACTCGCTCCGTAGAAAATAAGGATGAAATTAGGTTATTAGTCGCTTACAAGCGATTCACCACTAAGCGTTATTACTCTGCTTTGAACTCTTTGTTCCACTATTACAAGTTGAAACCTTCTAAGTTCTATTTAGAGTCGTTTAATGTTAAGGATGATGACATCATTATCTTTTCCGTTTATTTGAACGAGAACCAGCAATTGGAAGATGTTCTACTTCACGATGTGGAGGCAGCATTGAAACAGGTTGAAAGAGAAGCTTCATTGCTATACGCTATCCCAAACAATTCTTTCCATGAGGTTTACCAGAGACGTCAATTCTCGCCCAAAGAAGCTATATATGCTCATATTGGTGCTATATTCATTAACCATTTTGTTAATCGTTTAGGCTCTGATTATCAAAACCTTTTATCTCAAATCACCATTAAGCGTAATGATACTACTCTTTTGGAGATTGTAGAAAAcctaaaaagaaagttaaGAAATGAAACCTTAACTCAGCAAACTATTATCAACATCATGTCGAAGCATTACACTATAATTTCCAAGTTgtataaaaattttgctCAAATTCACTATTATCATAATAGTACTAAAGATATGGAGAAGACATtatcttttcaaagactGGAAAAAGTGGAGCCTTTTAAGAATGACCAAGAGTTCGAAGCTTACTTGAATAAATTCATTCCAAATGATTCACCTGATTTGTTGATCCTGAAAACACTGAACATCTTCAACAAGTCTATTTTGAAGacaaatttctttattacaAGAAAAGTAGCAATATCATTCAGATTAGATCCTTCCCTGGTGATGACAAAATTCGAATATCCAGAGACACCCTATGGTATATTTTTTGTCGTTGGTAATACTTTCAAAGGGTTCCATATCAGGTTCAGAGATATCGCAAGGGGCGGTATTCGTATAGTCTGTTCCAGGAATCAGGATATTTATGATTTGAATTCCAAGAACGTTATTGATGAGAACTATCAATTGGCCTCTACTCAGCAACGTAAAAATAAGGATATTCCAGAGGGTGGCTCTAAAGGTGTCATCTTATTGAACCCAGGATTGGTAGAACATGACCAGACATTTGTCGCCTTTTCCCAATATGTGGATGCAATGATTGACATTCTAATCAACGATCCATTAAAGGAAAACTATGTCAACCTTTTACCAAAGGAggaaatattattttttggcCCAGATGAAGGAACTGCTGGTTTCGTGGATTGGGCAACTAACCATGCTCGTGTGAGGAACTGCCCATGGTGGAAATCATTTTTGACTGGAAAATCCCCATCTTTGGGTGGTATTCCCCATGACGAATATGGTATGACTTCTCTGGGTGTTCGTGCTTATGTTAATAAAATTTACGAAACTTTAAACTTGACAAATTCTACTGTTTACAAATTCCAAACTGGTGGTCCGGATGGTGATTTGGGATCCAATGAAATTCTTTTATCTTCGCCAAACGAATGTTATTTGGCAATTCTGGACGGTTCAGGTGTCCTGTGTGATCCTAAAGGTTTAGATAAAGATGAATTATGCCGCTTGGCACatgaaaggaaaatgatTTCCGATTTCGACACTTCCAAATTATCAAACAACggattttttgtttctgtGGATGCAATGGATATCATGCTACCAAATGGTACAATTGTAGCTAACGGCACAACCTTCAGAAACACCTTTCATActcaaattttcaaatttgtGGATCATGTCGACATTTTTGTTCCATGCGGTGGTAGACCAAACTCAATTACTCTAAATAATCTACATTATTTTGTTGACGAAAAGACTGGGAAATGTAAAATTCCATATATTGTGGAGGGTGCCAATCTATTTATAACGCAACCTGCTAAAAATGCTTTGGAGGAACATGGCTGTATTCTGTTCAAAGATGCTTCTGCAAACAAAGGTGGTGTcacatcttcatcaatggAAGTGTTGGCCTCACTAGCGCTTAACGATAACGACTTCGTGCACAAATTTATTGGAGATGTTAGTGGTGAGAGGTCTGCGTTGTACAAGTCGTACGTTGTAGAAGTGCAGTCAAGAATTCAGAAAAATGCTGAATTAGAGTTTGGTCAGTTATGGAATTTGAATCAACTAAATGGAACCCACAtttcagaaatttcaaacCAATTGTCCTTCACTATAAACAAATTGAACGACGATCTAGTTGCTTCTCAAGAGTTGTGGCTCAATGATCTAAAATTAAGAAACTACCTATTGTTGGATAAAAtaattccaaaaattctgaTTGATGTTGCTGGGCCTCAGTCCGTATTGGAAAACATTCCAGAGAGCTATTTGAAAGTTCTTCTGTCGAGTTACTTATCAAGCACTTTTGTTTACCAGAACGGTATCGATGTTAACATTGGAAAATTCTTGGAATTTATTGGTGGGTTAAAAAGAGAAGCGGAGGCAAGTGCTTGA
- the DTD1 gene encoding D-tyrosyl-tRNA(Tyr) deacylase (D-Tyr-tRNA(Tyr) deacylase; functions in protein translation, may affect nonsense suppression via alteration of the protein synthesis machinery; ubiquitous among eukaryotes), whose protein sequence is MKIVLQKVSQASVVVDSKVISSIKHGYMLLVGISIDDSMAEIDKLSKKVLSLRIFEDESRNLWKKNIKEANGEILSVSQFTLMAKTKKGTKPDFHLAQKGHIAKELYEEFLKLLRSDLGEEKVKDGEFGAMMSCSLTNEGPVTIILDSDQ, encoded by the exons ATGAAGATTGTCTTACAAAAAGTCAGCCAAGCATCTGTAGTCGTCGATTCAAAAGTTATTTCAAG TATTAAACATGGTTATATGCTCCTAGTAGGTATTTCCATTGATGATTCTATGGCGGAGATAGATAAATTATCGAAAAAGGTTCTTAGTTTGAGAATCTTCGAAGATGAATCCAGAAATctatggaagaagaatattaaaGAGGCCAATGGTGAAATTCTATCCGTGTCTCAATTCACTTTGATGGCAAAAACCAAGAAGGGAACTAAACCCGATTTCCATTTGGCCCAAAAGGGTCATATAGCTAAAGAACTTTATGAAGAATTCTTAAAATTACTAAGAAGTGATTTGGGTGAGGAAAAAGTAAAGGATGGTGAATTCGGCGCAATGATGAGTTGCTCTTTAACTAATGAAGGGCCCGTTACAATCATTCTTGACAGTGACCAATAA
- a CDS encoding uncharacterized protein (hypothetical protein; YDL218W transcription is regulated by Azf1p and induced by starvation and aerobic conditions; expression also induced in cells treated with the mycotoxin patulin) has protein sequence MKRVTGVFLTLLRFSQFASSVLVMSLLAYAIHAYGNRGNKKTNFTLATGVISVFYLIALGILCLALPTLIYIGMYFCAELIVCMLWLAAFVVLAKAQGERSCSNTNADGLYYNPYSGQYTADSHRRACNSSQAAIAFSGLCFVLFLISVILLGINVLTPIRKRYQTQGMWRSGASMGTKLHRWSGLALSEPFEETAAYDNTNVRTGDVEAGAGDNAAYTSEPNGDARYATNDPNGQYHTTTTNTRYTTTTADPKTRYTTNDRNPGSANVANSAVDQHAYSTDESGDRSYQEKVTEGAHSGAMSGSTAEPNRNVNQMP, from the coding sequence ATGAAACGAGTTACTGGAGTTTTCTTAACACTTTTGagattttctcaatttgCATCATCGGTTTTGGTGATGTCACTTTTGGCGTATGCCATCCACGCCTATGGAAATAGAGGTAATAAGAAAACCAACTTCACATTGGCAACAGGTGTCATTAGTGTGTTTTATCTGATTGCCTTAGGTATTTTGTGTCTGGCCCTACCCACATTGATCTACATAGGAATGTACTTCTGTGCCGAATTGATCGTTTGTATGCTATGGCTAGCAGCTTTCGTTGTTCTTGCCAAAGCTCAAGGTGAACGTAGCTGTAGCAACACTAATGCAGACGGATTATACTATAATCCGTACAGTGGCCAATATACTGCTGACAGTCATAGAAGAGCATGTAATTCTTCTCAGGCGGCAATCGCCTTTTCTGGCCTTTGCTTTGTACTGTTTTTGATCAGTGTGATATTACTGGGAATTAATGTCTTAACACCTATCAGGAAGCGTTATCAAACCCAAGGAATGTGGAGAAGCGGCGCTTCTATGGGTACAAAGCTCCATAGGTGGAGCGGACTAGCTTTAAGCGAGCcttttgaagaaacagCTGCTTACGATAACACCAATGTTAGGACCGGTGATGTCGAAGCAGGTGCAGGTGATAATGCTGCTTACACATCTGAACCGAATGGCGACGCACGCTATGCAACTAATGACCCCAATGGGCAGTACCATACTACCACCACCAACACACGTTACACCACAACAACAGCGGACCCTAAGACGCGTTACACCACCAACGATCGTAATCCTGGTTCTGCGAATGTCGCTAACAGTGCAGTGGACCAGCACGCTTACTCTACGGATGAGTCAGGTGATCGGTCTTATCAAGAAAAGGTCACAGAAGGAGCTCACTCTGGCGCTATGAGTGGTAGCACTGCAGAACCAAACAGGAACGTCAATCAAATGCCATAA
- the TIM22 gene encoding translocation channel protein TIM22 (Essential core component of mitochondrial TIM22 complex; involved in insertion of polytopic proteins into inner membrane; forms channel through which proteins are imported; different regions of Tim22p have functionally diverse roles in recruiting partner subunits to core channel), which produces MVYTGFGLEQISPAQKKPYNELTPEEQGERGAEMIMNFMTSCPGKSVVSGVTGFALGGVLGLFMASMAYDTPLHTPTPANTAATATAGNIGVGGISRTVQQISDLPFRQQMKLQFTDMGKKSYSSAKNFGYIGMIYAGVECVIESLRAKNDIYNGVTAGFFTGAGLAYKAGPQAALMGGAGFAAFSAAIDLYMKSEDGRPPQNDFKE; this is translated from the coding sequence ATGGTGTACACAGGATTTGGTTTGGAGCAGATAAGTCCAGCTCAAAAGAAACCTTATAATGAACTAACTCCGGAAGAACAGGGTGAACGGGGTGCTGAAATGATCATGAACTTCATGACTTCCTGTCCTGGAAAATCAGTTGTGAGTGGTGTAACAGGGTTTGCACTGGGTGGTGTTTTAGGCCTGTTCATGGCGTCAATGGCATATGATACACCTCTTCATACACCTACACCTGCAAATACAGCAGCAACTGCAACTGCGGGAAATATAGGTGTGGGTGGAATATCAAGAACAGTTCAGCAAATATCTGATTTACCTTTCCGGCAGCAAATGAAACTTCAATTTACCGATATGGGTAAAAAATCCTACTCTAGTGCTAAGAATTTTGGCTACATTGGTATGATATATGCTGGGGTGGAGTGTGTCATAGAGTCACTTAGAGCTAAAAATGATATTTACAACGGAGTAACCGCAGGGTTTTTTACCGGTGCTGGGCTGGCATACAAAGCTGGACCACAAGCTGCCTTAATGGGTGGTGCCGGGTTTGCTGCCTTTTCAGCTGCAATTGATTTGTATATGAAAAGTGAGGATGGTAGACCACCTCAAAACGATTTTAAAGAATGA
- the RRI1 gene encoding COP9 signalosome catalytic subunit RRI1 (Catalytic subunit of the COP9 signalosome (CSN) complex; acts as an isopeptidase in cleaving the ubiquitin-like protein Nedd8 from SCF ubiquitin ligases; metalloendopeptidase involved in the adaptation to pheromone signaling; involved in modulation of genes controlling amino acid and lipid metabolism, and ergosterol biosynthesis) yields MSLSNKTVKELRQLLKERYTVEDELTESIALSSMRFKPSQEPEFHALSQSSLLKTKLKQQSSTDIPSYTHVLISKLSCEKITHYAVRGGNIEIMGILMGFTLKDNIVVMDCFNLPVVGTETRVNAQLESYEYMVQYIDEMYNHNDGGDGRDYKGAKLNVVGWFHSHPGYDCWLSNIDIQTQDLNQRFQDPYVAIVVDPLKSLEDKILRMGAFRTIESKSDDNSATSYYELETIIFDSELNRALFETKLNLHCVIEDDESEQISLNRLIDSMKQYSYLMDSKNVRTRIKLATTSERVSNENKKNIDYQNRSTRSQFCLNTQRGDSTETSSFGSMFSGDNTSDVDMEDRNLTEFDSTDTSLCINGEPSIHVNRVERSSRSTDNFHNSKKRMNSNQERCHDEGNDMLQRNVLETDYARAKNRILASKIKQYERLRFYKDTFTL; encoded by the coding sequence ATGTCACTTTCAAATAAGACTGTAAAGGAATTACGACAACTACTAAAGGAAAGGTACACCGTGGAAGATGAACTAACTGAATCTATAGCGCTATCAAGTATGCGATTCAAGCCGTCGCAAGAACCTGAATTTCATGCGCTAAGCCAATCTTCCTTGCTCAAAACTAAACTAAAACAACAAAGTAGTACAGATATTCCGAGTTACACCCACGTACTTATATCAAAATTATCATGTGAAAAGATCACCCATTATGCAGTTCGTGGAGGAAATATTGAAATCATGGGCATATTAATGGGGTTCACattaaaagataatattGTTGTAATGGATTGTTTCAATCTTCCCGTAGTAGGGACAGAAACTCGCGTAAATGCACAATTGGAGTCATACGAATATATGGTTCAATATATCGACGAGATGTATAATCATAATGACGGTGGTGATGGGCGAGATTACAAGGGCGCTAAACTGAATGTTGTTGGCTGGTTCCATTCACATCCTGGTTACGACTGTTGGTTAAGTAATATAGATATCCAAACCCAGGATTTGAACCAGAGATTCCAAGATCCATATGTCGCAATTGTGGTCGATCCCTTGAAAAGTCTGGAAGATAAAATTTTAAGAATGGGTGCATTTAGGACAATAGAAAGTAAAAGTGATGATAATAGTGCCACTTCATACTATGAACTAGAAACAATCATATTTGATTCAGAATTGAACCGAGCGCtatttgaaacaaagttAAACTTACATTGCGTAATAGAGGATGATGAGTCAGAACAAATATCATTAAATAGATTGATCGATTCAATGAAGCAGTATAGCTATTTGATGGATTCCAAAAATGTTAGAACAAGGATTAAGTTGGCTACTACCAGTGAACGTGTTAGcaacgaaaataaaaaaaacattgaCTATCAAAACCGTTCAACAAGGTCTCAGTTCTGCCTCAATACGCAAAGGGGGGATAGCACTGAAACAAGCTCCTTTGGAAGCATGTTTTCAGGTGATAATACTAGTGACGTAGATATGGAAGATAGAAACCTTACCGAGTTCGACAGTACTGACACTAGTCTGTGCATAAACGGCGAACCGAGCATTCATGTAAATCGCGTGGAAAGAAGCAGCAGGTCTACCGACAATTTTCACAATTCTAAAAAACGCATGAACAGCAATCAGGAAAGATGTCATGATGAGGGCAATGATATGTTACAGAGAAATGTCTTGGAGACAGATTATGCAAGAGCAAAAAATCGAATACTTGCGTCAAAGATAAAACAATATGAGCGGTTACGTTTTTACAAGGACACCTTTACATTATGA